In the bacterium genome, one interval contains:
- a CDS encoding NYN domain-containing protein yields the protein MGKEEYTDLGRGVIKRKAKRRVGIFIDGTGLDRATRRLDRKVDLSRLLAGVSAGLQTDCVRYYTLIPYEDDARQFSFLDAVERAGMEVVVKRLPPKNVKRQVSVDVLMASDIMAFSYGYYEKAQAASQAATQAATGTDGGNIIQLSPTIVDPADTKRIAVVVCPNRELSYAIYLAHTLGVETHLADFGLYGTSDGWKGIDKWIDLSTSVTIWRA from the coding sequence ATGGGTAAAGAAGAATATACGGACTTAGGTCGCGGTGTAATCAAACGAAAAGCTAAACGTCGTGTTGGTATTTTTATTGATGGCACTGGACTAGATCGCGCCACTCGCCGACTTGATCGCAAGGTCGACCTCTCCCGCTTACTTGCGGGTGTTAGTGCTGGACTCCAAACCGACTGCGTTCGTTACTACACTCTAATCCCCTACGAAGATGATGCTCGACAATTTTCATTTCTTGACGCCGTAGAGCGAGCTGGAATGGAAGTCGTAGTAAAACGCTTGCCGCCAAAAAATGTTAAGCGTCAAGTTTCCGTTGACGTCCTGATGGCTTCTGACATCATGGCTTTTAGCTACGGTTACTACGAGAAAGCTCAAGCAGCTTCACAAGCAGCAACTCAAGCGGCCACAGGCACCGATGGCGGTAATATTATTCAACTTTCACCAACGATTGTAGACCCTGCTGATACTAAACGTATCGCTGTAGTGGTTTGTCCTAATCGTGAATTAAGCTATGCAATCTACCTAGCGCACACGCTCGGGGTTGAAACTCACTTAGCTGACTTCGGCCTCTATGGCACATCAGACGGCTGGAAAGGCATTGATAAGTGGATTGACTTGTCTACGTCAGTGACAATCTGGCGCGCTTAG
- a CDS encoding SGNH/GDSL hydrolase family protein: MKSFFQNLLLACLSLIVTLTVLEGGFRFISQYSKKPPQWSSRPSFYFAPEHTKTFQDYAYQTPKPENTFRIAVIGDSYTFAPYMQFTDTFPKILERMLRLNTPDDRQQLQRIEVINYGVPAYSTSHEVRSAVRALKDGADLIILQITLNDAEIKPYRPTGLNTTNDRFAAPTLTGFWSVLTHSKLAGFLLTRWHNAQTVKAYTNYFINLFEHPRKWKIFSKSVLKIRALCKKHNVKLVATVFPLFGLALDQHYPFKGITEKILTFLKDKDIPALDLFPAYLNIPLEILQVIPSVDRHPNEIAHRIAAEQIYLWLEKNSLIPETFLIKRRFPTRINKNFDSNT, encoded by the coding sequence GTGAAATCGTTCTTTCAAAACCTGCTACTTGCCTGCTTGAGCTTAATTGTCACTCTCACAGTCCTAGAAGGTGGCTTTCGCTTCATCAGTCAATATAGCAAAAAGCCTCCACAATGGAGTTCTCGCCCAAGTTTCTACTTTGCTCCAGAGCATACAAAAACTTTTCAAGACTACGCATATCAAACACCTAAACCAGAAAATACTTTCCGCATTGCTGTAATTGGCGATTCTTATACTTTCGCGCCATATATGCAGTTTACAGACACCTTCCCCAAAATCCTTGAGCGCATGCTCAGGCTCAACACTCCGGACGATCGGCAGCAGCTCCAGCGAATTGAGGTAATCAATTATGGCGTCCCCGCTTATTCAACAAGTCACGAAGTGCGCTCGGCTGTGCGCGCCCTGAAGGATGGTGCGGATTTAATAATTCTACAGATTACGCTAAATGATGCAGAGATTAAACCTTATCGGCCCACCGGACTGAACACCACTAACGACCGTTTCGCAGCTCCAACGTTAACTGGATTCTGGTCCGTACTTACACATTCTAAGCTTGCTGGATTTTTATTAACGCGCTGGCATAATGCACAGACAGTCAAAGCCTACACTAATTATTTCATTAACCTATTTGAGCATCCACGGAAGTGGAAAATTTTCTCAAAATCTGTCTTGAAAATTCGCGCACTTTGCAAAAAGCATAATGTTAAACTAGTCGCTACGGTTTTCCCGCTTTTCGGCCTAGCACTAGATCAGCACTATCCATTCAAGGGCATTACTGAGAAAATTTTGACTTTTCTTAAGGACAAAGACATTCCTGCGCTTGACCTTTTTCCAGCCTACCTAAATATTCCGCTCGAAATTTTACAAGTCATTCCAAGCGTCGACAGGCATCCAAATGAAATTGCGCACCGGATTGCTGCCGAACAGATTTATCTTTGGCTTGAAAAAAATTCTTTAATTCCTGAGACTTTCCTGATCAAACGGCGTTTTCCGACTCGAATTAATAAAAATTTTGACTCAAACACTTGA